From a single Brassica oleracea var. oleracea cultivar TO1000 chromosome C5, BOL, whole genome shotgun sequence genomic region:
- the LOC106295437 gene encoding annexin D1 — protein sequence MATLKVSSHVPSPSEDAEQLKSAFDGWGTNEDLIISILAHRSAEPRKLIRQTYHEACGEDLLKTLDKELTSDFERAILLWTLEPGERDALLANEATKRWTSSNQVLMEVACTRTSTQLLHARQAYHARYKKSIEEDVAHHTTGDFRKLLVSLVSSYRYEGDEVNMTLAKQEAKLIHEKIKDKHYSDEDVIRILSTRSKAQINATFNRYQDEHGEEILKSLEEGDEDDKFLGLLRSTIQCLTRPELYFVDVLRSAINKTGTDEGALTRIVTTRAEIDLKVIGEEYQRRNSIPLEKAITKDTRGDYEKMLVALLGEDDA from the exons ATGGCGACCCTTAAGGTTTCATCTCATGTTCCTTCTCCATCTGAAGATGCTGAGCAACTGAAAAGCGCCTTTGACG GATGGGGTACCAACGAGGACTTGATCATTTCAATTTTGGCTCACAGAAGCGCTGAACCGAGGAAGCTGATCAGGCAAACATACCATGAAGCCTGTGGAGAAGACCTTCTCAAGACGCTTGACAAGGAACTCACTAGCGACTTCGAG AGAGCCATCTTGCTCTGGACTCTTGAACCTGGTGAGCGTGATGCCTTGTTGGCCAATGAAGCTACCAAAAGATGGACATCAAGCAACCAAGTGCTTATGGAAGTAGCCTGCACAAGGACCTCAACGCAGCTGCTTCACGCTAGGCAAGCTTACCATGCTCGTTACAAGAAGTCTATTGAAGAGGATGTGGCTCACCACACCACCGGTGACTTCAGAAAG CTTTTGGTCTCTCTTGTTAGCTCATACAGGTATGAAGGAGACGAGGTGAACATGACATTGGCAAAGCAAGAAGCTAAGCTGATCCATGAGAAAATCAAGGACAAGCACTACAGCGATGAGGATGTCATCAGGATTTTGTCCACAAGGAGCAAAGCTCAGATCAATGCTACTTTCAATCGCTACCAAGATGAGCACGGCGAGGAAATCCTCAAG AGTCTCGAGGAAGGAGACGAGGACGACAAATTCCTCGGACTGTTGAGGTCAACCATTCAGTGCTTGACAAGACCAGAGCTCTACTTTGTGGATGTTCTTCGTTCTGCTATCAACAAAACCGGAACAGACGAAGGAGCTCTCACTAGAATTGTGACTACAAGAGCTGAGATTGACTTGAAGGTCATCGGAGAAGAGTATCAGAGGAGGAACAGCATTCCATTGGAGAAAGCCATTACCAAAGACACTCGCGGAGATTACGAGAAGATGCTTGTCGCACTTCTCGGTGAAGATGATGCTTAA